One Acidobacteriota bacterium DNA segment encodes these proteins:
- the rpmB gene encoding 50S ribosomal protein L28, whose protein sequence is MARVCEICGKGPQFGNNISHAHNVTKRRWNVNLRPVHARVGKTTKRLRVCTNCIKSGKVVKA, encoded by the coding sequence ATGGCAAGAGTGTGTGAGATCTGCGGCAAAGGGCCGCAATTCGGCAACAACATCAGCCACGCGCACAACGTGACCAAGCGGCGCTGGAACGTGAACCTGCGCCCGGTCCATGCCCGCGTCGGCAAGACGACCAAGCGCCTGCGTGTCTGCACCAACTGCATCAAGAGCGGGAAAGTGGTAAAGGCGTAG
- a CDS encoding DUF971 domain-containing protein: protein MPAVPPTAPDPKSVKVNVTSGSGVDIDWKDGHQSHYDFPYLRLACPCALCDDERGKEDREPWEKPKQQPGALPMFKPLAKPVQAEAVGKYAIRFTWNDGHEHGIYSWDYLRDICPCAECAAVREAEREHFT from the coding sequence ATGCCTGCCGTCCCGCCCACCGCCCCTGATCCTAAGTCCGTGAAGGTCAACGTGACCTCCGGGAGTGGTGTGGACATCGATTGGAAAGACGGCCATCAGTCCCACTACGACTTTCCTTACCTGCGCTTGGCCTGCCCCTGCGCGCTCTGTGACGACGAGCGTGGCAAGGAAGATCGCGAGCCGTGGGAAAAGCCGAAGCAGCAGCCCGGAGCCCTGCCGATGTTCAAGCCACTGGCGAAGCCGGTGCAGGCCGAGGCGGTGGGGAAGTACGCCATCCGGTTCACTTGGAATGACGGCCACGAGCACGGCATCTATTCCTGGGATTACTTGCGCGATATCTGTCCGTGCGCCGAGTGTGCGGCGGTGCGGGAAGCGGAGCGGGAGCATTTCACGTGA